From one Dysidea avara chromosome 9, odDysAvar1.4, whole genome shotgun sequence genomic stretch:
- the LOC136265695 gene encoding leucine-rich repeat serine/threonine-protein kinase 1-like: MEDGEQTLINEVPGDVLSAAVVSNDSSVVLSWLENLPEVDEIIWVRLVQILQQSAYYLSVDVVSLFQPPTLTQELLSGIINFADSNEMCAIHCALEGYSLQQKELKVQYSLLNILAHLCEQGGSLTITCYGRTPKMIAEEKGCKIAAALLEIYENARLQQRRCIPTPEYEEINVIHKSLLHWTVYTDRHEIASQILIMHQRDTYDSIAYLLFENDPNSLKSFQEAPIYIAAKMTKPKMLEVLTSQSGIPLNVVFRQRKKLVVPRPDDTTWEAFITPLSLILSVPHYSSFIDMFVTLDESHSDNCLTSIDLSETKSRFLPVELFKFPHLQNLNVNTNKLKGSLFLSLPDNCWPHALQDLNISRNHLESIPAELFNFPCLKTLNVSRNPLKSLPNKWWTTKSIETFNASYTQLSRILVSIDDQLASQHIGSSASLPNSMVLSRASIGSDNPIAYKIKQTDSILRSLNVSNSNIDKFPSFLAVVFPNLEILNLSGNIMQSCCAINELPVSLEELDISGNLLQCSNRQKLFNQDARLATKSSCMLHRDLNKLRILNLSNNFDLRNVNIHVEKEKGQHHILFPRLKKLYIADCGLQWAPSYLSELHDLTDLDVSNNKDLPIPREICNLEHLVSFNYEGVQDPIVNQLSIFTMIRDMQIYLRERNAVRSPTIKLVFAGDKEIDLPLWLSDPSLRDKGLSLVVTDEYTWSMSKPKSDLVINFNVWNFIGQDEHNSVVQCFLTERALYVLCWLVTTSQDHGISKLRNWLLRIKDRVTDASVILVGCLSKPVNDHVKHEVISQINNAYGSQQHYPSIIGVYLVSTSKQQHDIKQLRAHIYDAACGFNASLGSKKFSQKLKDMKIPMTYCKLQELISLQVMRIKTGQEDGPPLKTWTKVVQMVNQQYPQGGLFVDERELTVAVKYMKQNGTIMHFDLLGLSDYYFIDPHWLYDLFCQVCTSPLLASNKVDNSLGKVKLSLIHQIFDEYKIPTTYYHPLRKLLCRFEIAIPLDSDTLLLPSFFQCIPENIIFDGVDCNFPRNQTPVLTLQKNVSYDSLLPALAHVKSVFETIYLHFTGMCYRRLFLVHHIPENFWQRLISRFLVSAGRFYEIFLSNCVEGTSFEKMTNIGDAVICKNHCKWLYWGNGITLTFGNDVLLCVNGLMQSTNSIDKIPLTSTVSKIKPMKFLTGSEWVQGFTEDTDGFEVNIPDYTVQSSTEGSGNSHYSCILSSQILSYVLDIVSESCTEFFKSLTDGGIYSNFFQLVVCPYCYGDKCVNNDVTVADTLESSTTSTNTLHSFFTQPIQPIDIDNTLSNSEGGCHGFTIQVCILNAQKGGTVSCPSHGRLDLIYLTPDLMFEDVTLRKVRATEVGQPLGKGSFGSIYKVKLSSNPYKEVALKCFINLMVNGKHKELSLQDFAVAYSDIRMELNKLSSTYHPNIVKFLGLCVISFSFLLEWAPKGNLYSIVEDYKLVDLWICPDAVANTIHQVSSALAYLHTTKNIVHFDINPANILVFKYPQAGHNCFSKETSLNCGSCYSEGGGVLVKLADLGISALVGPSGFQRKSATPTYAAPEVIKYSGKEPLTEKVDVYSFGVSLYEIMTLRKLPPEGASLDFSADIIAGRRPDFLPEDANYPLPLVECVKSCWAQSYTQRPSAERIRDYFEPPNCLWLKDCYELPNMFISTVLIQSEKGTSKEIIWISSDTQGEHSLESYMFSKQEDDILDRIIVNKQKKKATNVHMKLFASGHSVKLRNQVKEMCHHNQLIWIIYCDGTLAICDVNSRTIVKEVVLAELCANPVTILVADRSTGLIAIAYRNGIIPFLWANDVSLTNDIPITYFYSFDIVNVAWNSFNLNTMDACVNPSCGTLLWCSFDTGKIQIVKPPVSTSGETEIVKVLEIKEYCTDLPHDTSIVQLKCSPNQDHKLSVMYALHDGGLAISCWSVDVDPKLYTIIKPSLSSPVTVQTLLPISQAIFIGDSSGRVHKIDVHHIMEGKYSSETLHGSHNFKVDFLVSLHRTVNAHGFLSETDVNKDSGESKRNSLYYVRGLESVPCTVLMSVGVGYQELFTSNTNKDTCFITWAMPYV; encoded by the exons GAGCTGAAAGTTCAGTATTCACTACTAAACATACTAGCACACTTATGTGAACAAGGAGGGTCTCTCACCATTACTTGTTATGGGAGAACACCCAAAATGATTGCTGAAGAGAAGGGCTGTAAGATTGCTGCAGCACTGCTTG AAATATATGAAAATGCAAGATTACAACAAAGGAGATGTATACCCACTCCCGAGTATGAAGAAATCAATGTTATACACAAGAGTTTACTTCACTG GACTGTTTACACTGATAGGCATGAAATTGCTTCACAAATACTGATCATGCACCAAAGAGATACATATGACAGTATTGCTTACCTGTTGTTTGAAAATGACCCCAACTCTTTAAAGAGTTTTCAGGAGGCACCAATTTACATTGCTGCTAAAATGACAAAGCCAAAGATGCTTGAAGTACTGACAAGTCAAAGTGGAATCCCTCTCAATGTTGTATTTAGACAGAGGAAAAAACTGGTAGTTCCTCGTCCGGATGATACCACCTGGGAAGCCTTCATCACTCCTTTATCACTAATCCTTTCTGTACCACACTACAGTTCTTTTATTGATATGTTCGTTACACTTGACGAGTCACACAGTGACAACTGTTTAACATCAATTGATTTGTCAGAGACAAAATCACGTTTTCTACCAGTTGAGCTGTTTAAGTTTCCTCACTTGCAAAATTTAAATGTAAACACCAACAAATTGAAAGGTTCATTGTTTTTAAGTTTGCCTGATAATTGTTGGCCACATGCCCTTCAGGATTTGAATATTTCTCGCAACCATCTTGAAAGCATTCCAGCAGAATTATTTAACTTTCCTTGTTTGAAAACACTGAATGTGTCACGCAACCCACTGAAGTCTTTACCTAACAAATGGTGGActacaaaaagtattgaaacattTAATGCATCTTACACTCAACTGTCCAGAATATTAGTGAGTATCGATGATCAGTTAGCTTCACAACACATAGGCTCTTCTGCCAGTTTGCCCAACTCGATGGTTCTTAGTAGAGCGAGCATAGGTTCTGACAATCCTATTGCTTATAAGATCAAACAAACCGATTCCATACTGAGAAGTTTGAATGTTAGTAACTCTAACATTGATAAGTTCCCTAGTTTTCTTGCAGTTGTATTTCCCAATTTGGAGATTTTGAATCTTTCTGGAAATATCATGCAGTCTTGTTGTGCTATAAATGAGTTACCAGTTTCCCTTGAAGAATTAGACATCAGTGGTAATCTTCTGCAGTGTAGCAACAGGCAAAAGTTATTTAATCAAGATGCTCGTCTGGCTACTAAAAGTAGTTGTATGCTTCACAGAGACCTCAATAAGCTGAGAATACTGAATCTTTCTAACAACTTTGATTTAAGaaatgtaaatatccatgttgAGAAAGAAAAGGGACAGCACCATATTTTGTTTCCAAGGCTTAAAAAGTTGTATATAGCTGACTGTGGTTTACAGTGGGCACCTTCATATCTGTCAGAGTTGCATGATTTGACTGACCTTGATGTTAGCAACAATAAAGATCTACCCATTCCTCGTGAAATATGTAATTTGGAGCACTtggtcagttttaattatgaGGGTGTGCAAGATCCTATAGTCAACCAATTAAGCATATTTACAATGATACGGGATATGCAAATTTACCTGCGTGAAAGAAA TGCTGTAAGATCTCCTACTATCAAGCTTGTGTTTGCTGGTGATAAGGAAATTGACTTGCCATTGTGGCTAAGTGATCCATCACTTCGAGATAAAG GTCTATCACTTGTTGTCACTGATGAGTACACATGGAGTATGTCAAAACCTAAATCTGATCTTGTGATCAACTTTAATGTGTGGAATTTTATTGGACAG GATGAGCACAATTCTGTTGTTCAGTGCTTTCTTACTGAGAGAGCATTGTATGTGTTGTGCTGGCTAGTCACCACTAGCCAGGACCATGGGATTTCGAAGCTACGGAACTGGTTACTGAGAATTAaa GACAGAGTTACAGATGCCTCAGTTATACTCGTTGGTTGTCTCAGCAAACCTGTCAATGATCATGTCAAACATGAGGTGATCAGTCAAATCAACAATGCGTATGGAAGCCAGCAACATTACCCATCCATCATTGGTGTTTATCTTGTATCTACTTCAAAGCAGCAACATGACATCAAACAACTTCGTGCTCATATATATGATGCTGCCTGTGGTTTCAATGCATCTCTAG gttcaaaaaaGTTTAGTCAGAAACTGAAGGATATGAAGATTCCTATGACGTACTGTAAACTTCAAGAGCTGATATCTTTACAAGTAATGCGCATCAAAACAGGACAAGAAGATGGACCACCACTTAAAACATGGACAAAAGTAGTGCA AATGGTGAACCAACAATATCCTCAAGGTGGTCTCTTTGTTGATGAAAGAGAATtaacagtagctgttaagtacATGAAACAAAATG GTACAATAATGCATTTTGATCTTCTGGGTTTAAGTGATTACTACTTCATTGATCCTCACTGGTTGTATGATCTGTTCTGTCAAGTCTGCACATCTCCATTACTTGCCAGCAACAAAGTCGATA ATAGTCTTGGTAAAGTAAAGCTTTCACTGATACACCAAATATTTGATGAATACAAGATACCAACTACATACTACCACCCTCTACGTAAACTATTGTGCAGATTTGAGATTgcaattcctttagattctgacACTCTACTGCTGCCATCATTTTTTCAATGCATTCCAGAAAATATAATTTTTGATGGTGTGGACTGTAATTTTCCAAGAAATCAAACACCAGTCTTGACCTTACAAAAAAACGTTTCATATGACAGCTTGCTCCCAGCTCTTGCTCATGTGAAGTCAGTGTTTGAAACTATCTACCTACACTTTACTGGGATGTGTTACCGTAGACTATTTCTTGTTCATCACATTCCTGAAAACTTTTGGCAAAGACTAATTTCTCGATTTCTTGTATCAGCTGGACGTTTCTATGAAATATTTTTAAGCAACTGTGTTGAAGGCACAAGCTTTGAGAAAATGACTAACATTGGTGATGCAGTTATCTGTAAGAACCACTGCAAGTGGCTGTACTGGGGAAATGGAATTACTCTCACGTTTGGTAATGATGTTTTGTTATGCGTTAATGGCTTGATGCAGTCAACCAATAGTATTGACAAGATCCCCCTCACCAGTACTGTTAGCAAAATTAAACCTATGAAGTTTCTTACTGGTAGTGAATGGGTACAAGGTTTTACTGAAGATACTGACGGATTTGAAGTAAACATTCCTGACTATACTGTGCAATCTTCTACTGAGGGAAGTGGAAATAGTCACTATTCATGCATACTGAGTTCTCAGATATTGTCATATGTTTTAGACATTGTTAGTGAATCGTGTACAGAGTTCTTTAAAAGCCTCACCGATGGAGGAATTTATTCAAACTTTTTTCAGTTGGTTGTTTGTCCATATTGTTATGGTGACAAGTGTGTAAACAATGACGTTACTGTGGCTGATACACTTGAGAGCTCTACTACTTCAACCAACACTTTGCACTCATTTTTTACCCAACCTATTCAACCAATTGATATAGATAACACTCTTTCCAATTCTGAAGGTGGTTGCCATGGATTTACAATTCAAGTTTGCATTTTGAATGCTCAGAAAGGTGGAACCGTCAGTTGTCCTAGTCATGGAAGATTAGATTTGATATACCTGACCCCAGATCTA ATGTTTGAAGATGTTACACTTAGAAAAGTACGTGCTACTGAAGTTGGACAGCCTTTAGGCAAAGGTTCTTTTGGATCTATCTACAAAGTTAAACTTTCCTCA AATCCATATAAGGAAGTTGCTCTAAAGTGTTTTATCAACTTGATGGTTAATGGTAAACATAAGGAACTCTCACTACAAGATTTTGCTGTGGCATATTCTGATATACGTATGGAACTGAACAAGTTGTCATCTACGTATCATCCAAATATTGTGAAGTTTCTTGGATTGTGTGTAATATCATTTTCATTTTTGTTGGAGTGGGCACCCAAAGGCAACCTTTATAGTATTGTCGAGGATTACAAACTTGTAGATTTGTGGATTTGTCCTGATGCAGTGGCTAACACTATACATCAG GTATCTTCAGCACTTGCTTATCTCCACACAACCAAGAACATTGTACATTTTGACATCAATCCTGCAAACATACTCGTATTCAAATATCCTCAAGCTGGTCACAATTGCTTCTCAAAGGAAACATCTTTGAATTGTGGATCTTGTTACAGTGAAGGTGGAGGTGTACTAGTAAAATTAGCTGATCTGGGGATTTCAGCTCTTGTTGGTCCAAGTGGTTTTCAACGTAAGTCTGCTACTCCAACATATGCTGCTCCGGAAGTTATTAAATATTCAGGGAAGGAACCTCTCACTGAGAAG GTTGATGTTTACTCATTTGGTGTGTCACTGTATGAAATAATGACACTACGGAAACTACCACCAGAAGGTGCATCATTAGACTTTAGTGCTGACATTATAGCTGGAAGAAGGCCAGACTTTCTACCAGAG GATGCTAATTATCCACTTCCTTTAGTGGAATGTGTAAAAAGCTGTTGGGCTCAAAGCTACACGCAACGGCCATCAGCTGAAAGGATACGAGATTATTTTGAGCCACCAAACTGTCTTTGGCTTAAGGATTGTTATGAACTACCAAACATGTTCATCTCTACTGTATTAATACAATCAGAGAAAGGCACAAGTAAAGAGATAATTTGGATTTCCAGTGACACTCAAGGTGAACACAGTTTAGAGTCATACATGTTTTCCAAGCAAGAAGATGATATCCTTGATAGAATTATTGTTAACAAGCAGAAAAAGAAAGCTACAAATGTGCATATGAAGCTTTTTGCATCC GGTCATTCTGTGAAACTGAGAAATCAAGTCAAGGAAATGTGTCATCATAATCAACTCATTTGGATAATATATTGTGATGGAACTCTTGCAATATGTGATGTTAACAGTCGTACAATAGTAAAAGAGGTTGTGCTGGCAGAGCTATGTgccaatccagttacaatattAGTAGCTGATCGTTCTACTGGTCTCATTGCCATTGCATATAGGAATGGTATAATACCTTTTTTGTGGGCCAACGATGTGTCTCTCACCAATGACATTCCCATTACATACTTTTACAGTTTTGACATTGTAAACGTTGCTTGGAACAGTTTTAATCTGAATACAATGGACGCATGTGTCAACCCTAGTTGTGGTACTCTATTGTGGTGTAGTTTCGACACTGGTAAGATTCAAATAGTGAAGCCTCCAGTTAGCACAAGTGGAGAAACAGAGATTGTGAAGGTGTTAGAGATAAAGGAGTATTGTACTGACTTACCACATGATACTAGTATTGTTCAGTTGAAGTGCTCACCAAATCAAGACCACAAATTATCGGTCATGTATGCTCTACATGATGGAGGGTTAGCAATATCTTGTTGGAGTGTTGATGTAGATCCCAAGTTGTATACCATCATCAAGCCTTCACTGAGCTCTCCTG TTACTGTGCAAACTCTACTTCCCATTAGTCAGGCTATCTTTATTGGAGACAGTAGTGGAAGAGTCCACAAGATCGATGTCCACCACATTATGGAGGGAAAATACAGTTCTGAGACACTACATGGTAGCCACAACTTTAAAGTTGATTTTCTTGTCTCATTGCATCGAACAGTAAACGCTCATGGATTTTTATCAGAAACTGATGTCAATAAAGATAGCGGAGAATCAAAACGAAACAGTTTGTATTATGTGAGGGGACTTGAAAGTGTCCCTTGTACTGTCCTAATGAGTGTTGGAGTTGGCTACCAAGAGCTGTTTACTTCAAACACAAACAAGGACACGTGTTTTATTACATGGGCAATGCCATATGTGTAG